A segment of the Leptolyngbya sp. NIES-3755 genome:
CAGCAGATTCAAGGGTTAGTGGGTCCAGAGGGAGCGAAATTTATCCAATCGATGATTCAGAATGCAAGTAGACCGGACTCTGGAGGCGGAATTGCGACGCTGATTGGGGTTGGGTTTTTGATCTTTGGGGCATCGGGTGTTTTTGGTCAGTTGCAGACAGCATTGAATACGATTTGGGAAGTGAAACCGAAACCGGGACGAGCGGTTAAGAGTTTTCTTCAAGCTCGATTTTTATCGTTTGCAATGGTGTTGGTGATTGGATTCTTACTGCTGGTTTCGTTAGTGTTATCGGCAGCGTTATCAGGAGTCAGCGGTTACTTTAATGGGTTTTTACCAGAAGTGTTTCAGATTGGTAGAATTCTTAATTTTGTGCTTTCATTTGCACTAATCACAGTGTTATTTGCGTCAATCTATAAGTTTCTTCCTGATGTTGAAGTGCCCTGGAAAAATCTTTGGGTTGGATCTGCTGTAACTGCGATTCTCTTTAATATTGGTAAGTTCTTGATCGGACTTTATCTCGGTAACAGTAGCGTTGGCTCTACTTATGGTGCTGCGGGATCGTTGGTCGTTGTATTACTTTGGGTGTTTTATTCAGCGCAAATTTTACTGTTTGGGGCTGAGTTCACCCAGGTTTATTCTAAGTATCGTGGAAGACCGATCGAGCCTGCGAAACATGCGGTTGCAGTGAAAGAACAAACGATTGATTCCGCTACGAAACGCGATCGCTAGCTTTTAACAACGCATGAATGCTCTGAAGTTCTGCCAAAATCGCTTCTAGCACTTCCTGAGTTTTATTTGGTTGGGGTTCTTGGATCTCGATCGTGACTTGCTTAATTTTCAACACGTCTTTGGCAAACCGCGCCACCTCGTTTGAGTGAAAGATCAGCGGATCATTCGCGGAGGTGCGTAGTTCTGGATTGAGCTTTTTGGGATCAAACGGCGGATTGAGCAATTCGGGGTCAGTATTGGCATAGCGGTACACAGATGCTCTCGATCGATTGAGCGTTTTCTGTACCGCTTCGACATCCATTAACCCCGTGGTAGCTCCGAACTCGACTTCTGTTCCCATTGTTGGATTCTCGCAATTAGACGCGAAAATCTTACCATAAGAAGCGCCGTCTAGAAGTCGTTGATATCTTTGACTTGCCAATCGATATCCCGGATAGCGGGAATGAAGTTAGACAGGGCAAATCGACCGTTGTTGAGATACCAAACCGCATTTGTTCCGTTCGTGCGATCGCGCCAGATCAGGTCAATTTGATTATCCAGGTTAAAATCGCCCACGCCCGCAATATCCCAGCTTGGTAGCGCACTCGGCAGCACGACACCATCGACAATTCTTGATCCATCCATCATCCAGAGTACCGTCTCATTCGAGCCATCATTGCGCCAGACTAAATCCATCCGTCCGTCGCGGTTGAAATCGCCAAAGTCCTTGATCTGCCAATTTGTTGGAACTACAGGACCGAGAACACCGAGTCGAACTTGAGTGCGATCGAAGAACCAAAATGCAAGTTCACCAGAGAGCGAATGTCGCCAGAGCAGATCAGGATTGCGATCGCCGTTCAGATCGGTCACGCCTTCGATCCGCCAACCGGAATCCGTAGACGGTAGCTCGAATCCGCTCACGACTTGAGTGCCGTTGAATAGCCACATTGAGAGTCCACCGGAGTTCTGATTGCGCCAGAGAATATCGGGACTCCCATCAGCACTAAAGTCTGCTACACCCACAATCTTCCAATCATTGGTGACAATCACCCCTGCCGGAACCGTGACCTTACTCAGAACTGCGCCCCGATCGGTGAGCCAGATCGAGAGTTCACGAGTCCGAAGATTGCGCCAGAGAACGTCCGCGCTGCCATTCTGATCGAAGTCTGCGGTTCCTTGGATTTCCCAATCGATCGACTGGGATTCCATTTCGACGGTGCGATTGAACAGATCGCGATGAATCCGCCAGAGTCGATTCTCTCCGGTCTGATAATTCCGCAACAAGATTTCACCTTTGCTCGGATTGCCAAATTTGCCTGTTCCTTCAATTTGCCAATTGCGATCGGGCAAGCTCGGTAAGAGTGCCGCTGTTCCAACCTGTTCGCCATTGAGGAACCAAATCACCGTTTCTTGGCTCACCGTTTGTCGCCATAAGATATCAAGGTTTTGATCGGCGTTGAAATCAAAGACCTGTTCGATTTTCCAATTTGCATCGGGCACAACAGGCAGAGTAATCGAACCCGTAACCCAGCCATCTTTCATGAACCAAACGACGTTCTCGCCGCTGCGTCCATGTCGCCAAATCAAATCGGCAAATCCATCCCGGTTCACATCTCCTGCTGAAACGGGTTGCCACATCACATCGGCAACTTGATTGAGCAATCGACCGAATCGCGGTGATGTCCCATCCATTAACCAAATTGCCGTTGCGCCATTATTTTGATTCGACCAGAACAGATCCGATTTGCCATCATTATCAAAATCAGCGATCGATTTAATTCGCCATCC
Coding sequences within it:
- a CDS encoding ribonuclease BN (similar to AA sequence:cyanobase_aa:LBDG_22000), translating into MRFKTIVRLMRDTVNEWNEDNVPLLAAALSYYTMFSLAPLLIIVIAIAGAIYGEEAARGEIVQQIQGLVGPEGAKFIQSMIQNASRPDSGGGIATLIGVGFLIFGASGVFGQLQTALNTIWEVKPKPGRAVKSFLQARFLSFAMVLVIGFLLLVSLVLSAALSGVSGYFNGFLPEVFQIGRILNFVLSFALITVLFASIYKFLPDVEVPWKNLWVGSAVTAILFNIGKFLIGLYLGNSSVGSTYGAAGSLVVVLLWVFYSAQILLFGAEFTQVYSKYRGRPIEPAKHAVAVKEQTIDSATKRDR
- a CDS encoding hypothetical protein (similar to AA sequence:cyanobase_aa:LBDG_00530) is translated as MGTEVEFGATTGLMDVEAVQKTLNRSRASVYRYANTDPELLNPPFDPKKLNPELRTSANDPLIFHSNEVARFAKDVLKIKQVTIEIQEPQPNKTQEVLEAILAELQSIHALLKASDRVS